One Scophthalmus maximus strain ysfricsl-2021 chromosome 1, ASM2237912v1, whole genome shotgun sequence genomic region harbors:
- the LOC118312865 gene encoding ATPase family AAA domain-containing protein 2 isoform X2: MDDMQKMRRRLRSRDRDTKEELGVYTRAQMRRSLRTNVESKDAEEEAHQGGDEDDDNEEEEEDREDDDDNDDEDDEDEDAEDEEEENQRRYDFRQRKTVVRYQAPQDEPREPRKRSMYFKEHSSPTRRRFRFSSTAPRSPYNRRRSSRRRHAIHSSDSTSSSSDDEKFQRRRSKNRSRSVNRCLPMNLVKEDLLGIQKDRMKIGSSLADVDPMQIDRTVRFDSIGGLSRHISSLKEMVVFPLLYPEVFERFKIQPPRGCLFYGPPGTGKTLVARALANECSQGERKVSFFMRKGADCLSKWVGESERQLRLLFDQAYQMRPSIIFFDEIDGLAPVRSSRQDQIHSSIVSTLLALMDGLDGRGEVVVIGATNRLDSIDPALRRPGRFDREFLFGLPDREARKDILKIHTRLWTPPPSDTFLEELAEKCVGYCGADIKAVCSEAALCALRRRYPQIYSSSQKLVLDVNSIAIASKDFISAMSKMVPAAQRAVVSPAKALIPAIRPLLSAALQNILHMLSRVFPHAEQGLKRKRGQDLACVVSEDDLMFSEDEDEEVCLNGQTLHSQLKTPAAKTLLNLNRCVLSQPTSYRPRMLLEGRPGSGQSSHLAPAVLHALEKFTVYTLDMAVLFGASATAPEETCAQIFVEAKRTSPSVLYIPHIGQWWETVGPALKATFLSLLSSIPAFSPILLLATCNLQYDQLSIEVQELFRMEYGEVFHIQFPTSRERRNFFEDLILNQAAKAPNSKKKAVLHALEVLPVAPPPPPRQLTEEENQKLEELEEDTLRELRLFLRDVTNRLSQDKRFKAFTKPVDLEEVPDYAEVIKKPMDLSTVLSKIDLHRYGTAKEFVQDVDLIWQNALEYNPDRDPSDRQIRHRACALKDTVHAIIRDELDENFEKICEEIKASRSTRGSSTAQFAPSYYHVLPKQLKSPSEAKVTDMTPQRDQTGATVAVTLNTSASAVTTPKSTGQRKKRRKSRWATGLYSKKKSSSSPHVSRDDTQLGSDEEEEDGDEEEEAGAEHDEATGEEVDVESGPAEVQEGRAGTTVREQERSRAAGDKVFLSENEKREYYNHAQNEKEVVEKAFTVEPGQSKENNRVIEGGDRNSKTISANMNLNGHSEPQGDAQGQLVKSSETNNQKLTKKCQTVRRSEESSNGVATAGESELNSHAEPMEVEAAETSTPDSSAAVGGDRDKNTERSARRVTRALKNAVLQQQKSDVGKALQILDQNLPLVVDRDKLKELLDSVVTKTDGFEVDKLEKLYALLCQSIYRHRRDFNKITLIQEMQQEIEDFC, translated from the exons atggacgacatgcaGAAGATGAGACGGAGACTGAGGAGCAGAGATAGAGACACCAAAGAAGAG CTTGGTGTCTACACTAGGGCCCAGATGCGAAGGTCTCTTAGGACGAATGTGGAGAGTAAagacgcagaggaggaggcgcaCCAAG gaggtgatgaagatgatgataatgaggaagaagaggaagacagagaagacgatgacgacaatgatgatgaagatgatgaggacgaagatgcagaggatgaggaagaagaaaaccaaagGCGTTATGACTTCAGACAGCGCAAGACCGTGGTTCGCTACCAGGCCCCACAGGATG AACCCAGAGAGCCCAGGAAGCGCAGCATGTACTTCAAGGAGCACTCGTCTCCCACCAGACGCAGGTTCAGATTTAGCTCCACGGCCCCCAGGAGTCCCTACAACAGGCGAAGAAGCAGCCG AAGGAGACATGCCATCCACAGTAGCGACTCTACTTCCTCATCTTCGGATGATGAGAAATTCCAGCGACGAAGGAGTAAGAACAGGAGCCGGTCAGTCAAcag ATGTCTACCAATGAACCTTGTGAAGGAAGACCTGCTGGGAATCCAGAAGGACAGGATGAAGATTGGATCCAGCCTCGCTGATGTGGACCCCATGCAAATAGACAGGACG GTGCGCTTTGACAGCATTGGAGGTTTGAGTAGACACATCTCGTCGCTGAAGGAGATGGTGGTCTTCCCTCTCCTCTACCCAGAAGTCTTTGAAAGGTTCAAGATTCAGCCACCCAG GGGCTGTCTATTTTATGGTCCCCCGGGCACGGGGAAAACCCTTGTTGCCAGAGCACTGGCCAATGAGTGTAGTCAGGGGGAAAGAAAGGTGTCGTTCTTCATGAGAAAAGGAGCCGACTGCCTCAGTAAGTGGGTTGGAGAATCTGAGAGACAGCTACGCCTGCTGTTTGACCAG GCCTACCAAATGCGTCCCTCCATCATCTTCTTCGATGAGATTGATGGTTTGGCTCCAGTCAGGTCCAGTCGCCAGGACCAGATCCACAG CTCCATTGTGTCGACCCTCCTGGCTCTTATGGATGGATTAGATGGTAGAGGAGAGGTTGTAGTGATCGGAGCCACAAACAGACTGGACTCCATCGACCCAGCTCTTAGAAGACCAGGACGCTTTGACAGAGAGTTCCTCTTCGGCCTGCCTGACAGAGAG GCCAGAAAGGACATTCTGAAGATCCACACCAGACTGTGGACCCCTCCACCTTCTGACACTTTTCTGGAGGAGCTGGCAGAGAAATGTGTTG GTTATTGTGGCGCCGACATCAAGGCAGTGTGTTCAGAGGCTGCCCTTTGTGCACTGCGCCGTCGCTACCCACAAATTTATTCCTCATCACAGAAACTTGTACTTGATGTCAACTCCATTGCCATCGCAAGCAAAGACTTTATATCTGCCATGTCTAAGATGGTGCCAGCTGCCCAGAG ggCGGTAGTGTCACCGGCTAAGGCCCTGATCCCTGCCATCCGTCCTCTGCTGAGCGCTGCCCTGCAGAACATCCTGCACATGCTCAGCAGAGTGTTCCCGCATGCTGAGCAGGGCttaaagaggaagagaggacaaG ATCTAGCCTGTGTTGTGTCTGAGGATGATCTGATGTtcagtgaggatgaggatgaagaagtCTGCCTCAACGGACAGACCCTTCACTCTCAACTCAAAACACCTGCTGCCAAGACACTCCTCAACCTCAACAG ATGTGTGCTAAGCCAGCCGACGTCCTACCGTCCCAGAATGCTATTGGAGGGCAGACCGGGCTCGGGTCAGAGCTCCCACCTGGCTCCTGCTGTCCTCCACGCTCTGGAGAAGTTCACCGTGTACACCCTGGACATGGCTGTGCTGTTTGGAGCCAGTGCAACTGCACCAGAAGAGACCTGTGCTCAG ATTTTTGTTGAAGCCAAGCGGACCTCTCCCAGTGTCCTGTACATCCCTCACATCGGTCAGTGGTGGGAGACGGTTGGTCCTGCCCTAAAAGCCAccttcctcagcctcctcagctcGATCCCCGCCTTCTCTCCTATTCTGCTGCTGGCCACCTGCAACCTGCAATATGACCAACTCAGTATAGAG GTTCAGGAGTTGTTTCGGATGGAGTACGGTGAGGTTTTCCACATCCAGTTCCCCAccagcagagaaagaagaaacttCTTTGAGGACCTGATCCTCAACCAGGCTGCTAAGGCCCCGAACTCAAAAAAGAAAGCTG TGCTCCACGCGTTGGAGGTGCTCCCTGTCGCCCCGCCACCACCTCCACGTCAGCTGACTGAAGAGGAGAATCAAAAattggaggagctggaggaggacacCCTCAGGGAGCTCCGCCTCTTCCTGCGAGATGTCACCAACCGACTGTCCCAGGATAAACGTTTCAAGGCGTTTACGAAGCCTGTGGATTTAGAGGAG GTTCCAGATTACGCTGAGGTGATCAAGAAGCCGATGGACCTGTCAACCGTTCTCTCTAAGATAGATCTTCATCGGTATGGGACAGCAAAAGAGTTCGTCCAAGATGTGGATCTCATCTGGCAGAATGCCCTTGAATACAACCCTGACAGGGACCCCTCAG acCGTCAGATCCGCCACAGAGCATGTGCATTGAAGGACACTGTCCATGCAATCATTAGAGATGAACTGGATGAAAATTTTGAGAAGATTTGTGAGGAGATCAAAGCATCACGCAGCaccagag GTTCCTCTACTGCCCAGTTTGCTCCCTCCTATTACCATGTGCTTCCCAAACAGCTCAAATCTCCTTCTGAGGCCAAGGTCACAGACATGACCCCGCAAAGAGATCAGACCGGCGCCACAGTTGCTGTTACCCTGAATACAAGTGCCTCTGCTGTTACAACACCTAAATCTACAG gccagaggaagaaaaggaggaagagtcGCTGGGCCACTGGCTTATATTCAAAGAAGAagtcctcttcttctcctcatgtGTCCAGAGATGACACACAGTTAGggtctgatgaggaggaggaagatggagatgaggaggaggaagcaggagcaGAGCATGATGAAGCGactggagaagaggtggatgtAGAGTCAGGTCCTGCAGAAGTTCAGGAAGGCAGAGCAGGGACCACTGTGAGGGAACAGGAGAGGAGTCGAGCAGCTGGAGACAAGGTTTTCCTGTCTGAAAACGAAAAGAGAGAATATTACAACCACGCGcagaatgaaaaagaagtggTGGAAAAAGCTTTCACAGTTGAACCAGGacagtcaaaagaaaacaacagagttATAGAGGGAGGAGATAGGAACAGCAAAaccatttcagcaaacatgaaCCTGAACGGCCACAGTGAGCCACAGGGAGATGCCCAGGGACAATTAGTGAAGAGTAGTGAAACTAACAATCAAAAACTGACTAAGAAATGTCAAACCGTACGACGCTCGGAAGAAAGCAGCAACGGTGTCGCGACTGCAGGAGAGTCGGAGCTGAACAGCCATGCTGAGCCGATGGAGGTGGAAGCAGCTGAAACCTCAACTCCAGATTCCTCTGCAGCTGTCGGCGGGGacagggacaaaaacacag AGCGGAGTGCGAGGCGAGTGACCCGGGCTCTGAAGAAcgctgtgctgcagcagcagaaaagtgATGTGGGCAAAGCTCTGCAGATCCTGGACCAGAACCTTCCTCTGGTGGTGGACAGAGACAAATTAAAG GAGCTGTTGGACAGCGTAGTGACCAAGACTGATGGCTTCGAGGTCGACAAGCTGGAGAAACTCTACGCACTGCTCTGCCAGAGCATTTATAGACACAGACGAGACTTCAACAAAATCACACTAATACAG gagatgcagcaggagattgaaGACTTCTGTTGA
- the LOC118312865 gene encoding ATPase family AAA domain-containing protein 2 isoform X1, which translates to MVILRSSSGGAGAEAGAGAEPATTPKRRSTELDTSSEFLSLFPASDRKSPRVTRSSRALDDSVGSCQNGTNGHADMMQDEESGLHHSPRTRGQRMKQEVSFSDVEPKNSVPVSEDKARGCCTRKSSRLQTEGQASSDKQQADVPDELEGSSTPKRSRFNLQSREVEEEEEEEEEEEDRSVRRSSRITRYKLDSRNQSVLYDRLITNTAEAVLQKMDDMQKMRRRLRSRDRDTKEELGVYTRAQMRRSLRTNVESKDAEEEAHQGGDEDDDNEEEEEDREDDDDNDDEDDEDEDAEDEEEENQRRYDFRQRKTVVRYQAPQDEPREPRKRSMYFKEHSSPTRRRFRFSSTAPRSPYNRRRSSRRRHAIHSSDSTSSSSDDEKFQRRRSKNRSRSVNRCLPMNLVKEDLLGIQKDRMKIGSSLADVDPMQIDRTVRFDSIGGLSRHISSLKEMVVFPLLYPEVFERFKIQPPRGCLFYGPPGTGKTLVARALANECSQGERKVSFFMRKGADCLSKWVGESERQLRLLFDQAYQMRPSIIFFDEIDGLAPVRSSRQDQIHSSIVSTLLALMDGLDGRGEVVVIGATNRLDSIDPALRRPGRFDREFLFGLPDREARKDILKIHTRLWTPPPSDTFLEELAEKCVGYCGADIKAVCSEAALCALRRRYPQIYSSSQKLVLDVNSIAIASKDFISAMSKMVPAAQRAVVSPAKALIPAIRPLLSAALQNILHMLSRVFPHAEQGLKRKRGQDLACVVSEDDLMFSEDEDEEVCLNGQTLHSQLKTPAAKTLLNLNRCVLSQPTSYRPRMLLEGRPGSGQSSHLAPAVLHALEKFTVYTLDMAVLFGASATAPEETCAQIFVEAKRTSPSVLYIPHIGQWWETVGPALKATFLSLLSSIPAFSPILLLATCNLQYDQLSIEVQELFRMEYGEVFHIQFPTSRERRNFFEDLILNQAAKAPNSKKKAVLHALEVLPVAPPPPPRQLTEEENQKLEELEEDTLRELRLFLRDVTNRLSQDKRFKAFTKPVDLEEVPDYAEVIKKPMDLSTVLSKIDLHRYGTAKEFVQDVDLIWQNALEYNPDRDPSDRQIRHRACALKDTVHAIIRDELDENFEKICEEIKASRSTRGSSTAQFAPSYYHVLPKQLKSPSEAKVTDMTPQRDQTGATVAVTLNTSASAVTTPKSTGQRKKRRKSRWATGLYSKKKSSSSPHVSRDDTQLGSDEEEEDGDEEEEAGAEHDEATGEEVDVESGPAEVQEGRAGTTVREQERSRAAGDKVFLSENEKREYYNHAQNEKEVVEKAFTVEPGQSKENNRVIEGGDRNSKTISANMNLNGHSEPQGDAQGQLVKSSETNNQKLTKKCQTVRRSEESSNGVATAGESELNSHAEPMEVEAAETSTPDSSAAVGGDRDKNTERSARRVTRALKNAVLQQQKSDVGKALQILDQNLPLVVDRDKLKELLDSVVTKTDGFEVDKLEKLYALLCQSIYRHRRDFNKITLIQEMQQEIEDFC; encoded by the exons ATGGTGATACtacgcagcagcagcggcggtgcCGGAGCCgaagccggagccggagccgagCCGGCGACAACTCCGAAGAGGAGGTCGACGGAGTTGGATACGAGCTCCGAATTTCTGTCGTTGTTTCCCGCGTCCGACAGAAAGTCCCCCCGGGTGACTCGGTCCTCCCGGGCCCTGGACGACAGCGTCGGCAGCTGTCAGAACGGCACCAAT GGACATGCAGACATGATGCAGGATGAGGAGAGTGGTCTCCATCACTCCCCGAGGaccagaggacagaggatgaAGCAAGAGGTCTCCTTTAGTGACGTGGAGCCCAAAAACAGCGTGCCTGTGAGCGAGGACAAGGCTAGAGGCTGCTGCACCAG gaAATCTTCcaggctgcagacagagggACAAGCATCCAGCGACAAGCAACAAGCAG ATGTTCCAGATGAACTGGAGGGGTCGTCCACTCCAAAGAGGAGCCGCTTTAACCTACAGAGCcgagaagtggaggaggaagaggaggaggaggaggaggaggaggatcgcTCAGTGCGACGTAGCTCCCGAATTACGAGATACAAACTGGATTCCCGCAACCAGTCAGTGCTCTACGATCGCCTCATCACCAA CACTGCTGAAGCTGTACTCcagaagatggacgacatgcaGAAGATGAGACGGAGACTGAGGAGCAGAGATAGAGACACCAAAGAAGAG CTTGGTGTCTACACTAGGGCCCAGATGCGAAGGTCTCTTAGGACGAATGTGGAGAGTAAagacgcagaggaggaggcgcaCCAAG gaggtgatgaagatgatgataatgaggaagaagaggaagacagagaagacgatgacgacaatgatgatgaagatgatgaggacgaagatgcagaggatgaggaagaagaaaaccaaagGCGTTATGACTTCAGACAGCGCAAGACCGTGGTTCGCTACCAGGCCCCACAGGATG AACCCAGAGAGCCCAGGAAGCGCAGCATGTACTTCAAGGAGCACTCGTCTCCCACCAGACGCAGGTTCAGATTTAGCTCCACGGCCCCCAGGAGTCCCTACAACAGGCGAAGAAGCAGCCG AAGGAGACATGCCATCCACAGTAGCGACTCTACTTCCTCATCTTCGGATGATGAGAAATTCCAGCGACGAAGGAGTAAGAACAGGAGCCGGTCAGTCAAcag ATGTCTACCAATGAACCTTGTGAAGGAAGACCTGCTGGGAATCCAGAAGGACAGGATGAAGATTGGATCCAGCCTCGCTGATGTGGACCCCATGCAAATAGACAGGACG GTGCGCTTTGACAGCATTGGAGGTTTGAGTAGACACATCTCGTCGCTGAAGGAGATGGTGGTCTTCCCTCTCCTCTACCCAGAAGTCTTTGAAAGGTTCAAGATTCAGCCACCCAG GGGCTGTCTATTTTATGGTCCCCCGGGCACGGGGAAAACCCTTGTTGCCAGAGCACTGGCCAATGAGTGTAGTCAGGGGGAAAGAAAGGTGTCGTTCTTCATGAGAAAAGGAGCCGACTGCCTCAGTAAGTGGGTTGGAGAATCTGAGAGACAGCTACGCCTGCTGTTTGACCAG GCCTACCAAATGCGTCCCTCCATCATCTTCTTCGATGAGATTGATGGTTTGGCTCCAGTCAGGTCCAGTCGCCAGGACCAGATCCACAG CTCCATTGTGTCGACCCTCCTGGCTCTTATGGATGGATTAGATGGTAGAGGAGAGGTTGTAGTGATCGGAGCCACAAACAGACTGGACTCCATCGACCCAGCTCTTAGAAGACCAGGACGCTTTGACAGAGAGTTCCTCTTCGGCCTGCCTGACAGAGAG GCCAGAAAGGACATTCTGAAGATCCACACCAGACTGTGGACCCCTCCACCTTCTGACACTTTTCTGGAGGAGCTGGCAGAGAAATGTGTTG GTTATTGTGGCGCCGACATCAAGGCAGTGTGTTCAGAGGCTGCCCTTTGTGCACTGCGCCGTCGCTACCCACAAATTTATTCCTCATCACAGAAACTTGTACTTGATGTCAACTCCATTGCCATCGCAAGCAAAGACTTTATATCTGCCATGTCTAAGATGGTGCCAGCTGCCCAGAG ggCGGTAGTGTCACCGGCTAAGGCCCTGATCCCTGCCATCCGTCCTCTGCTGAGCGCTGCCCTGCAGAACATCCTGCACATGCTCAGCAGAGTGTTCCCGCATGCTGAGCAGGGCttaaagaggaagagaggacaaG ATCTAGCCTGTGTTGTGTCTGAGGATGATCTGATGTtcagtgaggatgaggatgaagaagtCTGCCTCAACGGACAGACCCTTCACTCTCAACTCAAAACACCTGCTGCCAAGACACTCCTCAACCTCAACAG ATGTGTGCTAAGCCAGCCGACGTCCTACCGTCCCAGAATGCTATTGGAGGGCAGACCGGGCTCGGGTCAGAGCTCCCACCTGGCTCCTGCTGTCCTCCACGCTCTGGAGAAGTTCACCGTGTACACCCTGGACATGGCTGTGCTGTTTGGAGCCAGTGCAACTGCACCAGAAGAGACCTGTGCTCAG ATTTTTGTTGAAGCCAAGCGGACCTCTCCCAGTGTCCTGTACATCCCTCACATCGGTCAGTGGTGGGAGACGGTTGGTCCTGCCCTAAAAGCCAccttcctcagcctcctcagctcGATCCCCGCCTTCTCTCCTATTCTGCTGCTGGCCACCTGCAACCTGCAATATGACCAACTCAGTATAGAG GTTCAGGAGTTGTTTCGGATGGAGTACGGTGAGGTTTTCCACATCCAGTTCCCCAccagcagagaaagaagaaacttCTTTGAGGACCTGATCCTCAACCAGGCTGCTAAGGCCCCGAACTCAAAAAAGAAAGCTG TGCTCCACGCGTTGGAGGTGCTCCCTGTCGCCCCGCCACCACCTCCACGTCAGCTGACTGAAGAGGAGAATCAAAAattggaggagctggaggaggacacCCTCAGGGAGCTCCGCCTCTTCCTGCGAGATGTCACCAACCGACTGTCCCAGGATAAACGTTTCAAGGCGTTTACGAAGCCTGTGGATTTAGAGGAG GTTCCAGATTACGCTGAGGTGATCAAGAAGCCGATGGACCTGTCAACCGTTCTCTCTAAGATAGATCTTCATCGGTATGGGACAGCAAAAGAGTTCGTCCAAGATGTGGATCTCATCTGGCAGAATGCCCTTGAATACAACCCTGACAGGGACCCCTCAG acCGTCAGATCCGCCACAGAGCATGTGCATTGAAGGACACTGTCCATGCAATCATTAGAGATGAACTGGATGAAAATTTTGAGAAGATTTGTGAGGAGATCAAAGCATCACGCAGCaccagag GTTCCTCTACTGCCCAGTTTGCTCCCTCCTATTACCATGTGCTTCCCAAACAGCTCAAATCTCCTTCTGAGGCCAAGGTCACAGACATGACCCCGCAAAGAGATCAGACCGGCGCCACAGTTGCTGTTACCCTGAATACAAGTGCCTCTGCTGTTACAACACCTAAATCTACAG gccagaggaagaaaaggaggaagagtcGCTGGGCCACTGGCTTATATTCAAAGAAGAagtcctcttcttctcctcatgtGTCCAGAGATGACACACAGTTAGggtctgatgaggaggaggaagatggagatgaggaggaggaagcaggagcaGAGCATGATGAAGCGactggagaagaggtggatgtAGAGTCAGGTCCTGCAGAAGTTCAGGAAGGCAGAGCAGGGACCACTGTGAGGGAACAGGAGAGGAGTCGAGCAGCTGGAGACAAGGTTTTCCTGTCTGAAAACGAAAAGAGAGAATATTACAACCACGCGcagaatgaaaaagaagtggTGGAAAAAGCTTTCACAGTTGAACCAGGacagtcaaaagaaaacaacagagttATAGAGGGAGGAGATAGGAACAGCAAAaccatttcagcaaacatgaaCCTGAACGGCCACAGTGAGCCACAGGGAGATGCCCAGGGACAATTAGTGAAGAGTAGTGAAACTAACAATCAAAAACTGACTAAGAAATGTCAAACCGTACGACGCTCGGAAGAAAGCAGCAACGGTGTCGCGACTGCAGGAGAGTCGGAGCTGAACAGCCATGCTGAGCCGATGGAGGTGGAAGCAGCTGAAACCTCAACTCCAGATTCCTCTGCAGCTGTCGGCGGGGacagggacaaaaacacag AGCGGAGTGCGAGGCGAGTGACCCGGGCTCTGAAGAAcgctgtgctgcagcagcagaaaagtgATGTGGGCAAAGCTCTGCAGATCCTGGACCAGAACCTTCCTCTGGTGGTGGACAGAGACAAATTAAAG GAGCTGTTGGACAGCGTAGTGACCAAGACTGATGGCTTCGAGGTCGACAAGCTGGAGAAACTCTACGCACTGCTCTGCCAGAGCATTTATAGACACAGACGAGACTTCAACAAAATCACACTAATACAG gagatgcagcaggagattgaaGACTTCTGTTGA